A genomic segment from Chitinophaga niabensis encodes:
- a CDS encoding DUF4973 domain-containing protein codes for MKYLYLFLLITLCACNKEWEEELFTKYVAFGKNGVVQVYVKYKEQGGNIPLKIPLVLSGSTDNNTDVNVTVALDKDTLENLNFDRFRLRQDLYFKEFPSEFYSFKTLTATIPKGSNTGHLTIDLKLDGIDLVNKYILPLEIVSTSRYSPSILKHYKKALISIIPFNNYSGRYSVAGAVWDRTRSENGQTALTTPYRNTWVVNENAVFFYAGVTEEEAIDRAGYKISARFNQDSTVTLTSGNPAINFVQQKGTYTISKRMDEVQPYLEKTYTTVYLEYYYDDITNPAFPLKYRFAGSMVLEKVKNIQIPEEEQQVQIPD; via the coding sequence ATGAAGTATTTATATTTATTCCTGTTGATCACGCTCTGCGCGTGCAACAAAGAATGGGAAGAGGAACTTTTTACAAAGTATGTTGCATTTGGTAAAAATGGGGTGGTGCAGGTATATGTGAAATACAAGGAACAGGGCGGTAATATCCCTCTTAAGATCCCACTCGTATTAAGCGGCTCCACTGACAATAATACGGATGTAAATGTTACCGTTGCCCTTGATAAGGATACACTTGAGAACCTGAACTTTGACAGGTTCCGCCTGCGGCAGGACCTGTATTTCAAAGAATTCCCCTCTGAGTTCTACAGCTTTAAAACGCTCACCGCTACTATCCCAAAAGGTTCAAACACCGGGCATCTTACCATCGATCTGAAACTGGATGGGATAGACCTTGTGAATAAATACATTCTGCCATTAGAGATCGTTTCCACTTCCAGATATTCACCTTCTATACTGAAGCATTACAAAAAAGCGCTGATCAGCATCATACCATTCAATAACTACTCCGGAAGATATTCCGTTGCCGGTGCAGTATGGGACAGAACAAGAAGCGAGAACGGCCAGACGGCCCTGACCACTCCCTACAGGAATACATGGGTTGTAAATGAAAATGCGGTATTCTTTTATGCAGGTGTAACAGAAGAAGAAGCTATAGACAGGGCTGGCTATAAGATCAGTGCAAGGTTCAATCAGGATAGCACCGTTACATTAACTTCAGGCAATCCGGCTATCAATTTCGTTCAGCAAAAAGGCACCTATACTATCAGCAAGCGAATGGATGAGGTACAACCCTATCTTGAGAAAACATATACCACTGTATACCTGGAATATTATTATGATGATATTACCAATCCGGCATTCCCTTTAAAGTACCGGTTTGCAGGATCTATGGTACTGGAAAAAGTAAAGAACATTCAGATCCCTGAAGAGGAGCAGCAGGTACAGATCCCTGACTAA
- a CDS encoding RagB/SusD family nutrient uptake outer membrane protein — protein sequence MNKTIMNKWISFLCAFAGILFLSSCKKYLNMDHFFKDRLNTDTLFTKKDYSDQWLASTYSHLRNENADVASKGFTPFNFISDDMFFGDRDDKYRRYKNGEYDETWDQGSWSSCYQGIRKASIFIHNIDKNREMTPEEILQKKAEARFLRAYYYWLLLRKYGPVPLVADEGIDYTTEYQNLAQPRNSYDECVDFITKELAIAAKDLPLQHTNREAARPTRGAALAARAKVYLYGASPLFNGNTEMADLVDNTGRKLITQTYDEVKWAKAAAAAKDVIDMNVYKLFTAPFNAQDQSATQPRTIIPPFNALYSEKAFPLGWKDIDPFQSYSQLFNGALAYTANPEIIFSRVTEQSSEGVAQMVLHQVPYSLKGWNTHGITQKQADIYYMNDGANVPVNPRVTGFTVNNTSHKPLPAKVSLQYANREPRFYASVAYNGSMWEGTSARKVEDRYKQVFYYRGYSDGKQPSSPAFHIRTGLGIKKYYNPFDSFMEGGFVVPKIEPAIRYAEILLIYAEALNELNGSHNIPNYQGTGNITVARNAEEISKYLSQIRIRAGVPDFDAGIYASKENLRKALKRERQIELFAEGHRYYDLRRWKDAPVEESTQVMGCNMNMTEDQRDLFYIPVAIPSMPTIFVKKMYLWPISHSELRTNRKLTQNPGWTTFN from the coding sequence ATGAACAAAACTATAATGAATAAATGGATCTCCTTCCTCTGTGCATTTGCAGGGATCCTGTTCCTGAGCTCCTGTAAGAAGTATCTGAATATGGACCACTTTTTTAAAGACCGGTTGAATACAGACACGCTTTTTACTAAAAAGGATTATTCTGACCAATGGCTGGCCAGCACCTACTCCCACCTGCGCAATGAAAATGCTGATGTTGCCAGTAAAGGATTCACCCCCTTCAATTTCATATCCGATGATATGTTCTTTGGAGACCGGGATGATAAATACCGGAGGTACAAAAACGGGGAGTACGATGAAACCTGGGACCAGGGGTCCTGGTCATCCTGCTACCAGGGTATCCGCAAGGCTTCCATCTTCATTCACAATATCGATAAGAACCGGGAGATGACACCGGAGGAGATCCTGCAAAAGAAAGCAGAGGCCCGTTTTCTCAGGGCCTACTATTACTGGCTGCTGTTAAGGAAATATGGTCCGGTACCGCTTGTTGCAGATGAAGGGATCGATTACACAACAGAGTATCAGAATTTAGCGCAACCCAGGAATTCCTATGATGAATGCGTGGATTTCATTACAAAGGAACTGGCCATAGCCGCAAAGGACCTTCCGCTGCAACATACCAACAGGGAGGCTGCCCGGCCAACAAGAGGCGCAGCGCTTGCTGCACGTGCAAAGGTATACCTGTATGGAGCAAGCCCGCTTTTTAATGGCAATACGGAAATGGCAGATCTTGTTGATAATACCGGCCGCAAGCTGATCACTCAAACTTATGATGAAGTAAAATGGGCAAAAGCTGCCGCCGCAGCGAAAGATGTGATAGACATGAATGTTTACAAGCTGTTCACCGCTCCTTTTAATGCCCAGGATCAGAGTGCCACACAACCCAGAACAATTATCCCGCCTTTTAATGCCCTTTATTCAGAAAAGGCCTTCCCTTTGGGATGGAAAGATATTGACCCTTTTCAATCCTACAGCCAGCTGTTTAACGGCGCTTTAGCCTACACCGCTAATCCTGAGATCATTTTTTCACGCGTTACGGAACAAAGCTCAGAAGGGGTTGCTCAAATGGTGCTGCACCAGGTACCTTATTCATTGAAAGGCTGGAATACACATGGCATCACACAGAAACAGGCAGATATCTATTACATGAATGATGGTGCCAATGTACCGGTTAACCCAAGGGTAACAGGTTTTACCGTAAATAATACTTCCCATAAACCCTTACCCGCAAAAGTATCCTTACAGTACGCCAACAGGGAACCCCGCTTTTATGCTTCGGTAGCTTATAACGGCAGTATGTGGGAAGGCACCAGTGCCAGGAAGGTGGAAGACAGGTATAAGCAGGTTTTCTATTACAGGGGCTATTCAGACGGTAAGCAACCCTCCTCTCCTGCCTTCCACATCAGAACGGGATTAGGGATCAAAAAATATTACAACCCATTCGACTCATTTATGGAAGGTGGATTTGTAGTACCTAAAATTGAACCCGCCATCCGGTATGCAGAGATCCTGCTGATCTATGCAGAAGCATTGAACGAATTGAACGGCTCACACAATATTCCCAACTACCAGGGCACAGGAAATATCACTGTTGCAAGAAATGCAGAGGAGATCAGCAAATACCTCAGCCAGATACGCATCAGGGCCGGCGTTCCGGATTTTGATGCCGGCATCTATGCTTCAAAAGAAAACCTCAGGAAAGCCCTGAAAAGAGAAAGGCAGATCGAATTATTTGCCGAAGGCCATCGCTACTATGATCTGAGACGCTGGAAAGATGCACCCGTAGAAGAATCTACACAGGTGATGGGATGTAATATGAACATGACGGAAGATCAGCGGGACCTGTTCTATATCCCGGTTGCCATCCCTTCCATGCCCACCATCTTTGTAAAAAAGATGTACCTCTGGCCTATCTCCCACAGCGAGTTAAGAACGAACAGAAAACTGACACAAAATCCAGGATGGACAACATTCAATTAA